In Thermofilaceae archaeon, a genomic segment contains:
- a CDS encoding DUF6785 family protein yields MSESKGAEVKYARGLTPLTIALIVVLGVAMFYVNYLMWWRRGVTLEPFFGGRIGAPIYLPWGFIWFLAILMAGLKKLSVAEIVVLVGALYVVMDSGFFSFWLEPLVVAYHAQTEPSLAQLLEYIPSAWAPKNPRLVAGIFSGGASVPGGVVGPLLLQSVFMFIFLLMCIFTAQTMIRPFVEVERLTFPAVMPAVQVLRMGQESTLTSFGRSKLFYIGFIIGLIIAIQSTLNYIWPVFPVFFAWGQIYLSGWDAFLKGINPSIMEWWMFIPADTIMFFLAPIDVTASVAIWTGFKSLIWPFIAVGAGLISPGASPDAGPIKPGTFSSLHVTFALGIWSIIFGWKTWSDSFKRLYKRAATEPGRLDERLIWTGLLGSYFAYLLFFAALGAHAGFVLLFLILLYFALIGHARIWGETGQWPAVAGVDLPRQLTLTVAYASGVPNPWPSTTWWATKAATRITHHIPQATWFPWAVLSTYKLARDTGTSERDLFIGQLLAAFLASFIGLYLGLALLYAYGADTVLTRIWYVKVMPAGITRVREVGGVISAEGVLDATGIGHFIAALVIVGGLWFMRAKFPWFFFTPVALFFYSGMWFLSSFPALILKLLVLKVGGMTFYEKYAVPFAIGLLVGISFGAFLLGSIAAFYIPPV; encoded by the coding sequence GTGAGCGAATCTAAGGGAGCCGAAGTTAAATACGCTAGAGGTCTTACGCCTCTAACGATCGCTTTGATCGTTGTGCTGGGCGTAGCGATGTTTTACGTTAACTACCTGATGTGGTGGCGCAGAGGGGTTACACTGGAACCCTTCTTTGGCGGTAGAATAGGTGCTCCGATATACCTACCATGGGGCTTTATATGGTTCCTAGCGATACTAATGGCGGGGCTTAAGAAACTCAGCGTGGCAGAAATTGTCGTGCTTGTCGGGGCTCTCTACGTAGTGATGGACAGCGGCTTCTTTTCCTTCTGGCTCGAACCATTGGTGGTTGCTTATCACGCACAAACTGAGCCGTCTCTAGCCCAGTTGCTAGAGTACATACCTAGCGCATGGGCACCCAAGAATCCCAGGCTTGTTGCCGGGATATTCAGCGGGGGCGCCAGCGTACCGGGTGGAGTCGTCGGCCCATTACTACTGCAGAGCGTGTTCATGTTCATATTCCTTCTCATGTGCATTTTCACGGCTCAAACGATGATCAGACCATTCGTTGAGGTAGAGAGACTAACGTTCCCCGCAGTTATGCCAGCGGTGCAAGTACTCAGGATGGGACAGGAGAGCACTTTAACCAGCTTTGGGAGGAGCAAGCTGTTCTACATCGGCTTTATCATAGGATTGATCATCGCGATTCAATCGACTTTGAACTACATCTGGCCGGTCTTCCCAGTGTTCTTCGCGTGGGGGCAAATCTACCTCTCCGGATGGGACGCCTTCCTGAAAGGCATTAACCCCAGCATAATGGAGTGGTGGATGTTTATCCCAGCCGACACGATAATGTTCTTCCTCGCTCCAATCGATGTAACAGCCAGCGTGGCCATATGGACCGGTTTCAAATCCCTCATATGGCCCTTCATAGCCGTCGGAGCCGGCTTGATATCACCGGGCGCTAGCCCCGACGCTGGTCCCATCAAGCCAGGAACATTCTCATCCCTCCATGTAACATTCGCTCTAGGCATCTGGTCTATTATTTTCGGCTGGAAGACATGGTCCGATTCGTTCAAGCGCCTTTACAAGAGAGCTGCAACGGAGCCTGGTAGGCTTGATGAACGATTGATATGGACCGGACTGCTGGGCAGCTACTTTGCCTACCTACTCTTCTTTGCGGCGCTCGGAGCACACGCAGGCTTCGTACTGCTATTCTTGATCCTCTTATACTTCGCCTTAATCGGCCACGCGAGAATCTGGGGTGAAACCGGGCAATGGCCCGCTGTCGCCGGTGTAGACTTGCCGCGTCAGTTAACGCTTACAGTTGCTTACGCCAGCGGGGTTCCAAACCCATGGCCCAGCACTACGTGGTGGGCCACTAAAGCAGCTACCCGCATAACCCACCACATTCCGCAGGCAACCTGGTTCCCATGGGCCGTTCTTTCCACCTACAAGCTAGCGAGAGACACGGGGACGAGCGAGAGGGATCTGTTTATCGGGCAGCTTCTAGCTGCTTTCCTGGCGAGCTTCATTGGCCTCTACCTTGGTTTAGCACTTCTCTACGCCTACGGCGCTGATACCGTGCTCACTAGGATCTGGTATGTCAAGGTGATGCCTGCGGGGATAACTAGAGTAAGAGAAGTGGGAGGTGTAATCAGCGCGGAGGGAGTACTCGATGCGACGGGTATAGGCCACTTCATCGCGGCTTTAGTGATCGTCGGGGGACTATGGTTCATGAGAGCGAAGTTCCCATGGTTCTTCTTCACTCCTGTTGCGCTCTTCTTCTACAGCGGAATGTGGTTCCTAAGCTCGTTCCCCGCGCTCATACTCAAGCTCCTAGTGCTAAAGGTCGGCGGTATGACCTTCTACGAAAAGTACGCTGTACCCTTTGCTATTGGTCTCCTCGTTGGAATCAGCTTCGGGGCCTTCCTCTTAGGGAGCATAGCGGCCTTCTATATACCGCCTGTTTAA
- a CDS encoding L-fucose/L-arabinose isomerase family protein has translation MTKVKVGFVPLHRVPFDEEWARELKHRFIEAVRASFGDIVELVYPGEGDTKLGLVSDDDDAEAVAELFKREGVDGIVIAALTFGDELAGARVAELLRKPVMIYATKEPPPLPGGFRRSDSFCGTLSLASALYRRKIPFVFGGIVYPEDPEFKRSFDSFVRAVNAVKTFVGAKVGAVGPRPERFETVTFNEAVMAAKFSQRVVHFDLIEVVEEARRLSDSDPRVAKTVGEIEAQLDVSGVTREALLKLAKLEVVLSELAERRKLVGMGVRCWTELERYFGVTPCLVMGRLTDRGVMMACEVDVYGVLTMALQYAASLGKTVPFFIDWTIRHPTRDNVFLAWHCGNLPPSLCSGGCRLSFHGVMHRALGAERCYGTVDGRAKPGEVTISRLVEYDGEFKLFVTRGRIVEEPGEFRGSWAWVEVPDLDKVYTTLIEEGFIHHASMIHGDIVEPLKMAAKLLDIKAVVV, from the coding sequence GTGACGAAAGTAAAGGTGGGGTTTGTCCCTCTCCACAGGGTACCCTTCGATGAGGAGTGGGCTCGCGAGCTGAAGCACCGCTTCATCGAGGCTGTGAGAGCCAGCTTCGGCGACATCGTGGAGCTTGTCTACCCGGGCGAGGGTGATACGAAGCTGGGGCTGGTTTCAGACGACGATGACGCGGAGGCTGTGGCGGAGCTCTTCAAGCGGGAAGGGGTTGACGGCATCGTCATCGCGGCGCTCACCTTCGGCGACGAGCTTGCTGGAGCGAGGGTTGCTGAGCTGCTGAGGAAGCCGGTGATGATCTACGCCACGAAGGAGCCTCCCCCGCTGCCCGGGGGCTTCCGCCGCTCAGACTCATTCTGCGGGACTCTCTCGCTGGCCTCAGCCCTCTACAGGAGGAAGATTCCGTTCGTCTTCGGCGGTATCGTCTACCCCGAGGATCCCGAGTTCAAGCGGAGCTTCGACTCGTTCGTTAGGGCCGTTAACGCCGTGAAGACCTTCGTCGGCGCTAAGGTGGGAGCCGTGGGCCCGAGGCCTGAGAGGTTTGAGACCGTCACGTTTAACGAGGCGGTGATGGCGGCGAAGTTCAGCCAGAGGGTTGTTCACTTCGACCTTATCGAGGTCGTGGAGGAGGCAAGGCGGCTGAGCGACAGCGACCCTAGGGTTGCTAAGACCGTCGGGGAGATCGAGGCTCAGCTGGACGTCAGCGGAGTCACCCGAGAAGCCCTCCTAAAGCTGGCGAAGCTTGAGGTCGTGTTGAGCGAGCTGGCGGAGAGGAGGAAGCTGGTCGGCATGGGGGTGCGCTGCTGGACCGAGCTGGAGCGCTACTTCGGCGTAACTCCCTGCCTCGTGATGGGTAGGCTGACCGATAGGGGCGTAATGATGGCATGCGAGGTCGATGTCTACGGCGTCCTGACGATGGCCCTCCAGTACGCCGCATCGCTGGGCAAAACGGTGCCCTTCTTCATCGATTGGACGATCAGGCACCCGACTAGGGACAACGTGTTCCTAGCCTGGCACTGCGGGAACCTGCCGCCATCCCTCTGCAGCGGAGGTTGCAGGCTGAGCTTCCACGGCGTGATGCACAGAGCCCTCGGCGCCGAGCGCTGCTACGGGACGGTTGACGGGCGCGCCAAGCCCGGTGAAGTGACCATCAGCAGGCTCGTCGAGTACGATGGCGAGTTCAAGCTGTTCGTAACGAGAGGGAGGATAGTTGAAGAACCGGGAGAGTTTAGAGGTAGCTGGGCTTGGGTTGAGGTCCCCGACTTGGATAAGGTTTACACAACGCTGATTGAGGAAGGTTTCATCCACCATGCTTCGATGATCCACGGCGACATCGTAGAGCCCCTAAAGATGGCCGCAAAGCTGCTCGACATAAAAGCCGTAGTCGTTTAG
- a CDS encoding FAD-dependent oxidoreductase yields the protein MQGVELSMRASVARVTPRYDVIVAGGGVAGVSAAVVASRMGVRVCLLEASGTLGGTVTQALVTPFMKWVSGGKPVVAGIFQEFLDRLAKLGGIDVRQPAIFEPELLKVVMLEMCKEAGVDVWFNATVVGTKVEGHSLKAVSVYTKRGLIEVEGSVFVDATGDADLAELAGTPISMGREEDGLVQPVTVMFKVGGINFTRVPRVP from the coding sequence ATGCAAGGGGTAGAGCTTTCTATGAGGGCATCTGTTGCACGCGTGACTCCGCGGTATGACGTGATTGTAGCTGGTGGCGGTGTAGCTGGAGTCTCTGCTGCTGTGGTAGCCAGCAGAATGGGGGTTAGGGTGTGTCTACTGGAAGCCTCGGGCACACTGGGCGGAACAGTTACGCAGGCTCTTGTTACCCCCTTCATGAAGTGGGTGAGTGGAGGTAAGCCCGTTGTCGCCGGTATTTTCCAGGAGTTCTTGGACAGGTTAGCGAAGCTGGGCGGTATAGATGTGAGGCAGCCCGCGATTTTCGAGCCTGAGCTGCTTAAGGTGGTAATGCTTGAGATGTGTAAAGAAGCAGGTGTAGACGTATGGTTTAACGCTACAGTTGTTGGAACCAAGGTTGAAGGCCATAGCCTCAAGGCCGTGTCTGTTTACACGAAAAGGGGATTGATTGAGGTTGAAGGATCAGTCTTTGTTGACGCAACGGGAGACGCTGATCTGGCGGAGTTAGCTGGTACTCCAATCTCGATGGGTAGGGAGGAGGATGGGCTTGTGCAACCCGTGACGGTGATGTTTAAAGTGGGTGGCATTAACTTCACGAGGGTTCCTCGAGTACCTTGA
- a CDS encoding FtsX-like permease family protein: MRRLLIATFAAEILLWLLTASALYAEPGTLTSILNLTEVKQHVEALSLLGSRFTGYPGYYASLAYINSSLVSSGLKPRFLAFNATVPIDYGATIKVGASVIRAYHMYPNLVALGAATNVSGQLVYAGHCTPPELAGLDLRSKIAVLEFDADWGAAIARGARALIFLGPAVDRDSAMRKVALAPLDIPRVYVREGADADFVREASRKGLYATIEGRYEWKRVTAYNILVEIAGSSEPEKIVILTAHVDSGSIVPALAPGAEEAVNVGLLLHLARLLSEYRPKYTVWLLFLSGHWQGLAGARWFVEKIMFSELIGSSVYPYIVLNFDISSGDSRLVVYPGGFFYGHRTQGAMNLYTDFRSSLAEIIKDFYQKYPSDYRAIASDAMYYNATTGIVLLRSFNPGYAISYSQPFYLDAEPFQLAKVPAVTFLTFQDKRPRVFTPADTYDHINWENIKPQVRFAAFVLDKILNDITLVFRGSWDTIKPRRIEVDPVNGGFGYHVAIVEVVEYDPTVATLYRPVPNSLVVVHKRDWYYNVMGSLAVTQYDPPFAKIIELADENGKATIVGLAPPEIFIGNIEIYAYKVEGGRLTYVPDMGPNGLARFSPYPPKLSMGIVLRTVVFRAAALIAPLVSVPDRPWPLATFNLYGKASFPIPFTRYTSPYPSAVSIFYPNLATPDSYYYTIDFSNRFVILYAPPESRICAIVSLGGDQRRAIVLLNSTTEDIMNGYRLGRAGSTEVITNTPYVYTLELLAIAKDRYSKAVSGGVSDPTTVELLKMVENYTAKKEFGFAWAAWSAALRLYERTRGMSLDFASATLIVMLLIVPFAVLGEKLFFGRGGIVRIAYIVTLGAVMFSVFALLHPGFTIVYSTYALSISVIMAALSIPALFFLIILFNRSLSQVRRIRLGVHALERETFDLFVTAMSTGIENMRRRPLRTALTLSTIILVVMSLVALTSVVPVLRITASTYETHATFDGIVVKSPSNEPLDPLLLDVLEDFAKGRYVVAPRYWLYPPLIEDYFTLSSGGRSVVFRAVMGLAPAELNASLKELGLSQTIFSRVASSCLLPKTLASALGVDVGDTVRFAGEELIVAGVFDDSLAEMLARDVTDRVGERPYGGRPYDLVTVATMQRIDESYRLSWSDIIVINAELVKNLPGALLHSVLLMPKGRVSEEELVSTAMEIYNVFSGLDVYVSYGGRTHIISGRFVHEFFGFSFMVVPLLISGMVLMTTVLGSIHERLREATTYSALGLAPAQVGGMFLAEVLTYAILGVALGYAAGVVMARATNFAALTGGIIGMNYSSSSVLVGLALAILMVLLASLYPFLKVSRIVTPSLERKWKIPTKPRGDVWEIPLPFTFKEREMVVGVTIYLCEYFENRRERMGTFAVLSYAPYSEPGRVGVRAKVWLAPFEQNIVQDVDVALLKSATEARYMTLVTAKRESGPHDTWLKSCDLFVRELREQFLTWRLLSPQERATYIKRGVELVKIYE; encoded by the coding sequence ATGCGAAGGCTGCTCATAGCAACGTTCGCTGCTGAGATTTTGCTTTGGCTATTAACGGCCTCTGCTCTTTACGCCGAGCCAGGTACTCTCACAAGTATACTGAATCTAACTGAAGTTAAGCAGCATGTGGAAGCTTTGTCTCTACTGGGGAGCCGTTTTACGGGGTACCCTGGGTATTATGCATCCTTAGCCTACATAAACTCTTCACTTGTTTCGTCAGGCTTAAAACCGCGTTTTCTCGCGTTTAACGCGACTGTACCAATCGACTACGGGGCTACTATTAAAGTGGGGGCTTCAGTTATAAGGGCCTACCATATGTACCCAAACCTCGTCGCACTTGGAGCAGCGACCAACGTGTCGGGACAGCTGGTATACGCTGGTCATTGCACTCCTCCTGAGCTGGCTGGATTAGATCTTCGGAGCAAGATTGCTGTGTTGGAGTTCGACGCCGATTGGGGTGCTGCGATCGCTAGGGGTGCTAGGGCGCTGATATTCCTGGGACCCGCTGTAGACAGAGACTCCGCAATGAGGAAAGTAGCGCTAGCTCCTCTCGATATCCCTAGGGTTTACGTGAGAGAGGGGGCCGATGCGGACTTCGTGAGAGAGGCTTCTAGGAAGGGCCTTTACGCGACAATCGAAGGGCGATACGAGTGGAAGAGAGTAACAGCCTATAACATCTTGGTTGAGATCGCTGGCTCAAGCGAGCCGGAGAAGATCGTGATTCTCACCGCTCACGTGGACTCGGGATCGATCGTACCTGCCCTCGCACCAGGGGCTGAGGAGGCTGTGAACGTGGGTCTCCTCCTTCACCTGGCCCGCCTGCTGAGCGAGTATCGACCTAAGTACACGGTCTGGCTACTATTTCTGTCGGGCCACTGGCAGGGGCTTGCAGGAGCACGGTGGTTTGTCGAGAAAATCATGTTTAGCGAATTGATTGGAAGCTCGGTTTACCCCTACATCGTTCTGAATTTTGACATATCATCCGGTGACAGTCGGCTGGTAGTGTACCCTGGCGGTTTCTTCTACGGTCATAGAACGCAAGGCGCCATGAACCTATACACCGACTTCCGTTCAAGCTTAGCGGAAATTATCAAAGATTTCTACCAGAAGTACCCAAGCGATTATCGCGCTATCGCAAGTGACGCAATGTACTACAACGCCACGACCGGGATAGTTCTCTTGCGCAGCTTTAACCCGGGTTACGCGATATCGTACTCGCAACCCTTCTACCTAGATGCTGAACCCTTCCAGCTCGCTAAGGTTCCCGCAGTAACTTTCCTAACGTTTCAGGACAAGAGGCCAAGAGTCTTCACACCTGCCGACACCTACGACCACATCAATTGGGAGAACATCAAACCCCAGGTTCGCTTTGCCGCATTTGTACTTGACAAGATACTCAACGATATTACCCTTGTCTTTAGAGGTTCATGGGACACTATTAAGCCCAGGAGAATAGAGGTCGACCCGGTAAATGGTGGCTTCGGATACCATGTAGCAATCGTCGAGGTCGTGGAGTACGATCCGACCGTTGCGACGCTGTACAGACCCGTCCCCAACTCCCTCGTCGTCGTGCATAAGAGAGATTGGTACTACAATGTCATGGGCTCTCTCGCCGTTACTCAATACGATCCACCCTTCGCCAAAATAATCGAGCTGGCGGATGAAAATGGAAAGGCCACGATAGTCGGATTAGCACCTCCAGAAATATTTATTGGGAACATAGAGATTTACGCCTACAAAGTAGAGGGAGGTCGACTAACTTACGTACCCGACATGGGGCCGAACGGCTTAGCGAGGTTCTCTCCCTACCCTCCAAAGCTCTCGATGGGGATCGTCCTAAGAACAGTGGTATTCAGAGCAGCGGCTCTCATAGCTCCACTCGTTTCAGTACCTGATAGACCATGGCCTCTTGCTACATTCAACTTATATGGAAAAGCCTCATTCCCGATACCCTTCACGCGCTACACTTCACCTTACCCTTCGGCGGTTTCCATTTTTTACCCGAACTTAGCGACGCCGGACTCCTATTACTACACCATTGACTTTTCGAATAGGTTCGTAATCCTCTACGCCCCACCAGAGAGTCGGATCTGCGCTATCGTTAGCCTAGGCGGGGATCAGAGAAGAGCAATAGTGCTTCTCAACTCTACAACTGAAGACATTATGAACGGTTACCGCCTAGGGAGGGCAGGTTCCACAGAAGTTATCACAAATACTCCGTACGTATATACTCTAGAGCTGCTAGCGATTGCTAAGGATCGCTACAGCAAGGCTGTGTCGGGTGGGGTTAGCGACCCAACTACTGTTGAGCTATTGAAGATGGTGGAGAACTATACGGCGAAAAAGGAGTTCGGGTTCGCTTGGGCCGCCTGGAGCGCTGCACTGCGCTTGTACGAGCGCACTCGCGGTATGAGCCTAGATTTTGCTTCTGCGACGCTGATCGTGATGCTACTCATTGTTCCCTTCGCAGTACTTGGGGAGAAGCTCTTCTTCGGGAGAGGAGGCATTGTCCGCATAGCTTACATCGTCACGTTAGGAGCTGTAATGTTCTCTGTTTTTGCCCTTCTGCACCCAGGTTTCACCATAGTTTACAGCACCTACGCGTTGAGCATAAGCGTGATAATGGCCGCCCTCTCCATCCCAGCACTCTTTTTCCTAATCATACTCTTCAATAGATCCCTTTCGCAAGTAAGGAGGATTAGGTTGGGAGTGCATGCGCTAGAGAGGGAAACTTTCGACCTCTTCGTCACAGCGATGTCTACGGGCATAGAAAACATGAGGCGAAGGCCTCTTCGGACAGCTCTTACCCTTTCCACGATAATCCTGGTAGTGATGTCGCTAGTCGCGCTCACCTCTGTTGTTCCAGTGCTTAGAATCACCGCTTCGACCTACGAAACGCACGCCACGTTTGACGGGATTGTGGTAAAGTCTCCCTCAAACGAACCTCTTGATCCCTTGTTGTTAGACGTGCTCGAAGACTTCGCGAAGGGAAGGTATGTTGTAGCCCCGCGTTACTGGCTCTATCCGCCTCTAATTGAAGATTATTTCACTCTGTCCAGCGGAGGGAGGTCGGTGGTCTTCAGAGCAGTCATGGGATTAGCCCCTGCTGAGCTCAACGCGAGTCTCAAGGAGCTTGGCTTGAGCCAGACGATATTCAGCCGTGTTGCAAGCAGCTGTTTGCTGCCGAAAACTCTCGCCTCCGCGCTCGGTGTTGATGTGGGTGATACAGTGCGTTTTGCCGGAGAGGAGCTCATAGTTGCTGGTGTCTTCGATGATTCTCTTGCAGAGATGCTCGCCCGCGACGTAACGGATAGAGTAGGAGAGCGGCCGTACGGTGGTAGGCCCTACGACCTCGTAACGGTGGCAACAATGCAGAGGATCGATGAGAGCTACAGATTATCATGGAGCGATATCATCGTAATTAACGCTGAGCTAGTGAAGAACCTCCCAGGAGCCTTACTGCACTCTGTGCTGCTCATGCCAAAAGGGAGGGTGAGCGAGGAAGAGCTCGTATCGACGGCGATGGAGATTTACAACGTATTTAGCGGCTTGGACGTCTATGTCTCGTATGGAGGGCGAACTCACATTATCAGCGGGAGGTTTGTCCACGAGTTCTTCGGTTTCAGCTTCATGGTGGTGCCCTTACTCATCTCCGGGATGGTGCTCATGACGACTGTGCTAGGGAGCATCCACGAAAGGTTAAGGGAGGCAACAACATACAGTGCTCTCGGTCTTGCGCCGGCACAAGTGGGTGGAATGTTTCTCGCCGAGGTACTCACGTACGCTATACTTGGTGTTGCTCTAGGCTATGCAGCTGGAGTGGTGATGGCAAGAGCAACGAATTTCGCGGCGCTCACGGGCGGCATTATTGGAATGAACTACTCGAGCTCGTCTGTACTCGTCGGCTTAGCACTCGCGATTCTAATGGTCCTCCTAGCTTCTCTATACCCATTCCTGAAAGTTTCGAGGATCGTTACCCCGTCCCTCGAAAGGAAGTGGAAAATCCCCACAAAGCCTCGCGGCGATGTATGGGAGATACCATTACCCTTCACCTTCAAGGAGAGGGAGATGGTGGTAGGCGTCACAATTTACCTATGTGAGTATTTTGAGAACAGGAGGGAGAGAATGGGGACATTTGCGGTGCTGAGTTACGCTCCGTACTCGGAGCCGGGGAGAGTCGGCGTTCGGGCCAAGGTTTGGCTCGCGCCATTCGAGCAGAACATAGTCCAGGACGTTGATGTGGCTCTGTTGAAGAGTGCAACAGAGGCCAGGTACATGACGCTGGTAACGGCCAAGCGCGAATCAGGTCCCCACGATACGTGGCTTAAATCATGCGACTTGTTTGTGCGTGAGCTGAGAGAGCAGTTTCTGACGTGGAGGCTTCTTTCTCCGCAAGAAAGGGCAACTTACATCAAGAGAGGAGTTGAGTTGGTGAAGATCTATGAGTGA
- a CDS encoding FAD-dependent oxidoreductase: protein MALTSRGFLEYLEHHPDELAPWVNVEHLRRAIERGEPFSFAGLYGLVREARVKGEFPEIPGIDYIAPLAAFPDKGYAVFNNTRVCGIDPLDSKQLARATLEAYRQALEIVRFLRKCVPGFEHCYLVQLSCRIGVRESRRIVGEHVIKLEELINCVEFPDKVARGCYAIDVHPLRPGEEAIFIPIPEGKSYTIPYRALIPLRVEGLLAAGRCISATHEALGAVRVIPTATATGQAAGVAAALSVIEGVKPRELDVSEIQQILLKQGAII, encoded by the coding sequence GTGGCATTAACTTCACGAGGGTTCCTCGAGTACCTTGAGCATCACCCCGATGAACTGGCTCCCTGGGTCAATGTCGAGCATCTTAGAAGAGCTATCGAAAGGGGAGAGCCATTCAGTTTCGCCGGTCTATACGGCTTGGTAAGGGAGGCTAGAGTTAAGGGTGAGTTCCCCGAGATACCGGGTATCGATTACATTGCACCTCTTGCGGCTTTCCCTGATAAGGGTTACGCAGTCTTCAACAATACCAGGGTCTGCGGGATCGACCCACTTGATTCGAAGCAGCTGGCAAGAGCTACCCTAGAAGCCTACCGCCAAGCACTCGAGATCGTTAGGTTCCTTAGGAAGTGTGTCCCAGGCTTTGAGCACTGCTACCTTGTGCAGCTTAGCTGTAGGATCGGTGTTAGAGAATCGAGGAGGATCGTCGGTGAACACGTGATCAAGTTGGAGGAACTTATCAACTGCGTTGAGTTCCCCGATAAAGTGGCTAGAGGATGCTACGCCATCGATGTGCACCCCTTAAGGCCAGGGGAAGAGGCAATCTTTATCCCAATACCTGAGGGCAAGAGCTATACGATACCCTACAGAGCGCTCATCCCCCTAAGAGTTGAGGGTCTTCTCGCTGCGGGTCGCTGTATCTCAGCGACGCACGAAGCACTGGGTGCGGTTAGAGTAATACCTACTGCGACAGCCACAGGTCAAGCAGCTGGAGTTGCAGCTGCTCTCTCAGTCATCGAAGGGGTAAAGCCCAGGGAACTAGACGTGTCTGAAATCCAGCAGATACTCCTTAAGCAAGGTGCCATTATCTGA